One genomic segment of Drosophila melanogaster chromosome 3L includes these proteins:
- the NHP2 gene encoding NHP2, isoform A, giving the protein MGKVKVERSEDADESVVASGDVTIKEEESYDDKLIFVNAIAKPMAGKKLAKKCYKLVKKAMKHKTFLRNGLKDVQTRLRKGETGICIFAGDVTPVDIMCHLPAVCEEKGIPYTYTPSRADLGAAMGVKRGTVALLVRQNEEYKDLYDEVKEELSALNIPV; this is encoded by the exons ATGGGCAAAGTGAAAGTAGAGCGCTCCGAGGATGCCGATGAGTCCGTTGTGGCCAGCGGCGATGTTACCATCAAGGAGGAGGAGTCCTACGACGACAAGCTGATCTTTGTGAACGCCATCGCGAAACCGATGGCAGGTAAAAAACTGGCCAAAAAGTGCTACAAACTGGTGAAGAAGGCCATGAAGCACAAGACTTTCCTGCGAAATGGACTTAAGGATGTACAGACTCGCCTGCGCAAGGGCGAAACTGG CATTTGCATCTTTGCTGGCGACGTTACACCTGTGGACATCATGTGCCACTTACCAGCCGTCTGCGAGGAGAAGGGCATCCCCTATACCTACACCCCCAGTCGAGCGGATCTTGGAGCTGCCATGGGCGTGAAGCGCGGTACAGTCGCCCTGCTGGTCCGCCAGAACGAGGAGTACAAGGATCTGTACGACGAGGTCAAGGAGGAGCTGTCTGCACTAAACATACCCGTCTAG